One region of Xylanimonas ulmi genomic DNA includes:
- a CDS encoding very short patch repair endonuclease, whose translation MAPESWASSEHARRSMRGNRSRDTQPELAVRRALHARGYRYRVDIRPEPTLRRTADLVFTRARVVVLIDGCFWHGCPDHCRIPATHTDYWQAKIAGNMRRDAETTAALEARGWSVVRIWEHEDPQDAADRVEPLLTRDR comes from the coding sequence ATGGCCCCTGAGTCATGGGCTTCCTCCGAGCACGCCCGCCGATCGATGCGGGGCAATCGCTCGCGCGACACCCAGCCCGAGCTCGCGGTGCGCCGCGCCCTGCACGCCCGCGGCTACCGGTACCGCGTCGACATCCGCCCCGAGCCGACCCTGCGCCGCACGGCCGACCTGGTCTTCACCCGCGCGCGCGTCGTCGTGCTGATCGACGGCTGCTTCTGGCACGGCTGCCCGGACCACTGCCGCATCCCGGCGACCCACACCGACTACTGGCAGGCGAAGATCGCGGGGAACATGCGCCGCGACGCCGAGACGACGGCCGCGCTGGAGGCCCGCGGCTGGTCGGTGGTGCGCATCTGGGAGCACGAGGACCCCCAGGACGCGGCCGACCGCGTCGAGCCGCTGCTCACGCGCGACCGGTGA
- a CDS encoding DNA cytosine methyltransferase: MADVTPIGSARPAALEFFAGIGLARLGLERAGFRVSWANDYEPDKRAMYTAQFADRPGEHTFALGDVGRVEVDDLPVDAALAWASSPCTDLSLAGGRAGLAGAESGSFWHVVRLLTGLCERRPRVVVLENVVGLATSHGGDDLTAAITAFNGLGYSVDVLALDARRFLPQSRPRLFLVGAQQPPADTPEANPDLRPDWLQWVYGDTSLRTHRAPLPAPPAPLTGGLGDVVEQVPLDDGRWWDEARTEAFVASLSPTQRSRVAALRRAPGVRYRTAYRRTRHGVAVWEVRPDDIAGCLRTARGGSSKQAVVRLGGSRLRVRWMTPREYARLMGAGDYDLSAARTNQALFGFGDAVAVPVVEWLARHYLMPLVRGELAPRSPAQPAAASLSFDGGSAAWASAYK, translated from the coding sequence GTGGCAGACGTGACGCCGATCGGCTCGGCGCGACCGGCGGCGCTGGAGTTCTTCGCCGGCATCGGCCTCGCGCGCCTGGGCCTGGAGCGCGCGGGGTTCCGCGTGTCGTGGGCCAACGACTACGAGCCCGACAAGCGGGCCATGTACACCGCTCAGTTCGCCGACCGACCGGGCGAGCACACCTTCGCGCTCGGAGACGTGGGCCGGGTCGAGGTCGACGACCTCCCGGTGGACGCGGCGCTCGCCTGGGCGTCGTCGCCGTGCACCGACCTGTCGCTCGCCGGCGGCCGCGCGGGCCTGGCGGGCGCCGAGTCCGGGTCGTTCTGGCATGTCGTGCGGCTGCTCACCGGCCTTTGTGAACGCCGCCCGCGCGTGGTGGTCCTGGAGAACGTCGTCGGGCTCGCGACCTCGCACGGCGGCGACGACCTCACCGCCGCGATCACCGCGTTCAACGGCCTCGGGTATTCGGTCGACGTGCTCGCGCTCGACGCGCGGCGGTTCCTCCCACAGTCGCGCCCCCGCCTCTTTCTTGTCGGCGCGCAGCAGCCCCCGGCGGACACCCCCGAGGCGAACCCCGACCTGCGCCCTGACTGGCTGCAGTGGGTGTACGGCGACACGTCGCTGCGGACCCACCGCGCCCCGCTGCCCGCGCCCCCGGCGCCGCTGACCGGCGGACTCGGCGACGTCGTCGAGCAGGTGCCGCTGGACGACGGGCGGTGGTGGGACGAGGCCCGCACCGAGGCGTTCGTCGCCTCGCTCTCCCCCACGCAGCGCTCGCGCGTCGCCGCGCTGCGGCGGGCGCCGGGCGTGCGGTACCGCACGGCCTACCGGCGCACGCGTCACGGGGTCGCGGTCTGGGAGGTGCGCCCGGACGACATCGCGGGCTGCCTGCGCACGGCCCGCGGCGGATCGTCGAAGCAGGCCGTCGTGCGGCTGGGGGGATCGCGGCTGCGCGTGCGGTGGATGACGCCGCGTGAGTACGCGCGCCTCATGGGCGCGGGCGACTACGACCTGAGCGCTGCGCGCACCAACCAGGCGTTGTTCGGCTTCGGCGACGCCGTCGCGGTGCCCGTGGTGGAGTGGCTGGCGAGGCACTACCTGATGCCCCTGGTGCGCGGCGAGCTGGCGCCGCGGTCGCCCGCTCAGCCCGCCGCGGCGTCCTTATCGTTCGACGGCGGCTCGGCCGCGTGGGCGTCGGCGTACAAGTAG